The Chitinimonas arctica region ACATTCAGGGCGCGGCCATATTCCTTGGCATAGAGGGCGTCGTAGATATCCATCAGCGCTTCGCGGCGCGTAAACGCCCGTTCTATCCGGTCTTCCAGCTGGCCGGTCTGCACCGGTTTGAGCAGATAGTCGTCCGGCGTCACTTCGGCCACGCTGGCCACGCGTGAGTATTTCGCTTCGCCGGTGACCATGATGAAGATGGTGGGTGGGGGCAATTGATGGCGTTCCGATAGCTGCTCCAGCAGGTCCTGCCCGGTCTCGTCGCCGTCGAAATGGTATTCGCACAGGATGATGTCGTATTTGCCGTCCAGTACCTTACGGCGCGCGTCGGCGACGGTGCTGCAATTTTCGATCTTGCTGATGCCGAAACCCTGCAATATCGTGGAAATCGACAGTCTTGCCGGCGACGAACCATCCACGATCAGTGCGTTGAGGGGGCTTTTTGACATGGGAATGCCCACTTGGGGGAGGCGGAGTTGGCACCCTGCCAGCATAGACCAGCGACATGGCAAGGGCACGATGCTCTTGGGGGGATGGCAAGCACCATTCCCACCCACGGAACTTGCCCGCAATGGCTCCTTCCAAGCCCGCCGCCGCTAGTTCAGCGGGGCGGCGACCAGAACCCGGCCGTGTTCGGTCAGCATGGCCGGCCAGGCTGCACTGGCAAGACACGCGAATTCAACCCGCCGGGCCTGGCCAATGGCGTCATCCGTTTCCGCTTGCTTGGCCGGATGGCACATCAACAGGCCGTCGTCCGGCAGGCTGCTCAGCCAGTGGGGCAGGCGCTCGGCAAAGCCATCCTGGGGGCGCAAGGCATAGAGGCCGGCGAATCCGCGATTGCCGGACCAGCCCAGCGCGGCCGCCTGGCGGCCGTGCCCGGTCGCGCCCATCATGGAGAGGGCGAGGCGTTTAGCCAGCGGCGCGGGGGTATGGATCTCGGCCAAATTTCTCAGCCAGGGACGCTGTGTGTAGCGCCGTGCCAGGACATCGAACAATTGCTCGCGAATGACCGGAAACAGATGGATATGCTGATGGCCGTCCACAAAGGCAGGCGCTGCCGCCATGACCCGCTCGTAGCGGTCCAGCTGCCGCTCCAGCGCGGTACGGACCAGGCTTGCAGCCAAAGCACCGCAGCGTGCCGCCAACATCAAGCGGCCCAGCGGCATGCCGGCCCGGCCGGGAAAATCGGCGGTCAGGTCGAAATGCAGGCCGGCGTGCTTTTGCCAGCCTCGCTCGCGCAGCGCCGCGCCATCGACCGGCCAGCGCGGCGAGTCGCTCATGCAGGAGGTAGCACTGATACGCTGCAGGGCCAGCAGTTCGAGGATGGCGGTCGAGACGGCCGCGTTCGTAGCAAAATCGTCGGCACAGACGATCAAGCGCCGGGCCGCCGCCGTTGCGCCCCTTCGGTCGGTTTGTTTCACTGCGGGATCCGTCATGCCTGATTTTCGTAAACGTTTGCCGCGCGACATTTGCCTGTTGCTCTTGCTCTTATTGCCCTATTTCCTGGCCCTGCTCGCTGCACGGCCCTTGAATGTGCCGGACGAAGGCCGCTACCCCGAAGTGGCGCGGGCGATGCTGCTCAGCGGCGACTTTATTACTCCGAAAGTCAACGGCGCGGTGTTCCTCGACAAGCCGGCGCTGTACTACTGGCTGCAAGCGCTCAGCTACCAGGTACTGGGTGTGGGCACGGCTTCCACGCGCGTCATGCCGGCGCTGTTCGGCGTGGCGGGTTGCCTGCTGGTCTTCCTCGTCGGCCGGCGCCTGTTCAGCCGCCGT contains the following coding sequences:
- a CDS encoding ChbG/HpnK family deacetylase translates to MTDPAVKQTDRRGATAAARRLIVCADDFATNAAVSTAILELLALQRISATSCMSDSPRWPVDGAALRERGWQKHAGLHFDLTADFPGRAGMPLGRLMLAARCGALAASLVRTALERQLDRYERVMAAAPAFVDGHQHIHLFPVIREQLFDVLARRYTQRPWLRNLAEIHTPAPLAKRLALSMMGATGHGRQAAALGWSGNRGFAGLYALRPQDGFAERLPHWLSSLPDDGLLMCHPAKQAETDDAIGQARRVEFACLASAAWPAMLTEHGRVLVAAPLN